The Ignavibacteriales bacterium DNA window AATAATTACTTCTGTTCCGTGTGCATTGTTATCGCGGTTACCTAAATCTTCAAACATGATCGGTTTAGGAAGCTGCATTTTTGTGCTTAGCAATCTGAGACGTTCTTCAATAATTTGTATCCCTTTTGAAATGTGATCTTCTCTTTTATTCTTCTTTGCTTCTTTAATTCCTATTCCATTATCGGTAACTTTAATTATTAATGATCTGCAGATTATTGAATCAATATCTACATTTTCAAATGAAAATGAAATTGTTACTAGTCCTCTACTACCGGAATTAATTATTCCATGCCAAAGAGTATTTTCCACAAACGGTTGGATGATCATATTCGGTATCATTATAGAATTGGTTTTAACATCTGTTCCGGTAATAATCTCATAAGAAAAACTTTCCTGAAATCTTAGCTTTTCAAGATCGAGATAAAGTTTAAGCCGGTTAATTTCTTCTGATAAAAGAATAAATCCGCTTCCTGCTGTATCAAGATTTTTTCTGATTAGCTTAGCCATCATCGCTATATAATCATTTGCCTCTTCATTTCTCTGGCAGTTGATGAGGTACTGTACTGAGTTGAGTGAGTTAAAAATAAAATGCGGGTTCATCATTGCAGATAAAGCCTGATGTTTTAGATCATTTATTCTTTCTGTAAGTATTAACTCTTCACCAATCTTTTTATTATTCAGCTTCAAGCGCCAAACTATTATAAAGACAGATAGACATACCAATATTGATATAATCAAAAGGTCAAACCAGATCGTTTCAATGAATCGGGGCAATACACGGAAGGAAAGAAAATATGGTTTACTCCAATCAGCATTCTGAGTTTTAGCCATAATTTGCAGCTCATATTTCCCATTCGCAAGAGAAATGAAATCCAGGAAATCATGATCAGTTTCCTTCCACTCACCATTTAAATTATATTTATATCTTACTGAACTCGGCGAAGAAAAGCTTAACGCTTTAAAGTCTATGTAAACATCACGTTGATCCGGTTTAAAAACTAAATTGTTATAGTTTGTATAAACCGAATCACCTGCTTTTATGCTGATTATTTTTACATTGAGTGAAGGAGAAATATAGCTGTCAAATAAATTTATGTCTAGAAAAGAGATCCCGCTACTTGTGCCGATGTACAGATAGTTTTTTCCCTCATCATAAAAAAGAGAGTATACTTCATTCGATGGAAGACCTGTTTGCCTGTTAAGATGTTTGATTGAATTCCCGTCAAATAAATAAAGTCCCTTCATGTTTCCAATCCAAATCCTGTTCTTGTTATCAGATACAATAGAAGTAGAGGATGATAAGTCATACCCATTTATTTTTGTGTAAGTTTTAATCGAATCATTTTTGAGGTTATAGTGTGTAATCCCTTTTTCGCCGGCAAACCAGACATTATTTTTATTATCCTGAATGATTGAATTTATTCTTGAGTTCAGAACCGGATTAGAGGGGAAAAAAGATTTCTTCCATCCTGCCTTTCCCGATTTATCGGGAGGGTTGGATAATTTGCATAATCCAAGACTTGTGCCTATCCAGATATTCTTTTGTGTATCCTCAAAAATTTCGTTAACACGGTTTAGACTAATGCTATCTCCAAAAATATAGAACTGGTAATGTTGATCCTTCTTATTGTTAAGATATCTTTGAACTCTTATGGAATTTCCCCCTGTTCCGAACAAATAAAGTCCGTCGCCAGTCTTACTAAAAGATGGCGAATTGAACATATAAAATTTTATTCCCTTGTAAGAAATATTCTTTATTAGATTTCCGCCAAACGCACCGCAGATATAAAAATCATTATTAACATTTTTAATATTGTAGATATATTCCGTTAACGTTTTTCCCGAATTGTTCTTGATTTGGTTGAATCTTCCGTTATCTAAAATATTAATACCATTAAAAGTACCAATCAATAATTTACCAGATTTTTCTTTAACAACTGAATAAACATTATTATTACTCAATCCGTCTTTTTCATTGTAGCTTCTTAGATAAAGATTATTTATACAATAAACGCCTTTGCCGTATGTGCTTATCCAAATATTCCCTTCATTATCTTCAAGGTAATTATTTACAAGCGTATTCTGCAGATCCATTTTTCTTCCGATATCAATAATTTTATCTGAACCGTTCGGAATTAAAAAGAAACCTCTGTTCATAATCGAAAACCAAATATTATTACTTTTGTCTCTTAGGATGGAAATAACATCATTATTGCCGGCATAGAGATCTATTCTATATATTTTAATTACAATGTTGTTTTTTACCTTATAGATAATCCCTTTAGTGCCAATAAAGTAACTGCCTTCATCACCGTCAGTAAGACAATAAACAGCCGTATCAGGTAAGCCGGTAATTCTCAATTTGGTTAATTTGTTGTTTTTGAAATTGAATAACCCGGTTGTGGTTAAAGCAATTACTTCAGAACTTAATAATTTTTCTAATTTAATTATTTGAACGGGATAGGGGTTAATAATGTAATTAGAAAAGCCGGAAGGTATTTTTTCGTTGATAACATTTATTCCTTCATAACTACGATAGGCGTATAATTTTTTCTGGTAATTACCTGAAGGGATAAGTAACAAATATGATATAGCAAAACTTTTCCCGTCAATTTCACTGCAATAGTTTTCGATCCGGCCGTTTCTTAAAACATTAATCCCTTTTTCATAATTACCGATATACAATTCGCCATTTTTCCCTTCCACAAGAGATATGATCGAATTGGAATTAAGACCGTCATTTGTTCTGAACGTAGTAAAGCGTTTTCCGTCAAATTTGCTCATTCCGTTTAATGTAGCGAACCAGATAAAACCATTTCTATCCTGAATGATATTAAAAACAGTTGAAGAAGCAAGCCCGTCGGAGGAAGTGTAATGATAAAAAGAAGGTGTCTGTGAATAAAGTTGGGTATACTGAAGAAAACTGAATACGATAAGTATTAAAAATTTTTTTAACATATTCAAACAGCATTTAGCACTGCTTTTATTTTTTGAATAAATTCCGGAACTCTGCGGCGCGATATCTCAATCTTGCTTCCGTCTGTCATCGTAATAAAGCTTCCGCTGATGTTTGAATAATCTTTAATATACTTAAGATTGATAATATGCGATTTGTGAATTCTGAAAAATTTTTCTTTTGGTATGGTATCTTCAAAATCTTTTAATGTACGGGAAACGATTGTATTCTTTCCATCCTTAAAAATTACTTTTGTATAACATCCTTCAGCTTCGAGACGGATTATATCATCAATTTCCAATACATTAAATCCATGAGATGCAGGAAGAACTAATTTATCTGTTTCATGAACATTCTCGGCTTTTATCTTTTTATTCTTAATCAATAAAAGTTTTTTAACTGTCTGTTTAAGCTCCTTGATATTTACCGGTTTAAGTAGATAATCTGCGGCTCCAGCTTTAACGGCATTGATTCCAAATTCCTCATGAGCACTGACGAATACAACCATAAAGTTCAGTTCATCGTATTCATCAAGAAAATCAAATCCGTCGAGTACTGGCATATTAATATCGAGAAACACTACATCGGGCTTATGAACATTTACGAGATCCTTTGCACTAACCACGGAATCCGCACATCCTAGGATTTCAATTTCATGACAATAATTTTCAATAATCTTTTTAAGGTTCTCCCGCCCATGAAGTTCATCATCAACTATTATTGCTGTTAGCTTATTAAATACATTTTGTGGATTCATGACTCACTACTTTAATTTACTATGTAACCTGAAATTGTTCAGGCACAATTAACTTTCGTTAAATAGATAAGTCGTTAATATTTGGGTGATATTACACTTCCATAATTTCTTTTTCTTTATGCTTTATAATCTCATCAACCATTGTAATATGTTCATCCGTAAGCTTCTGCGTTTCTTTTTCAGCTTCTTTTAATTCATCTTCGGTCATCTTTTTTTCTTTTTCCATTTTTTTAAGATGATCATTTGCATCGCGGCGTACATTTCTTAAAGCGACTTTTGCTTCTTCACCAAATTTCTTAACCAATTTTACAAGATCTTTTCTTCGTTCTTCGGTTAACAGTGGTATGGGGATCTTAAGATTAGTTCCATCACTTATTGGATTTAATCCAAGGTCTGATGCAATAATAGCTTTATCAATCGCCTGCACCATTGATTTATCCCATGGAGTAATTGAAATTGTGTGTGCATCAAGTACAGAGACATTACCGACTTGATTGAGAGGACTCATTGTTCCGTAATAATCTACTTTTATACCGTCGAGTAATGCAGTTGTAGCTTTGCCTGTTCTAATTTTTGCAATTTCAGCTCTGAATGCTTCAACACTTTTATCCATCCGATGGCGAGCATCTTTTATTTGTGGATGGTTTAACATAGGACCTCACAAATTTTAGTTCTTAATAGTTTACGCCAAATTTCTAACCGATGTTCCAATATTTTCTCCCGTAACAACTTTTAAAAGATTACCGGGTTTATCCATATTAAATATTATTATCGGTAAATTATTTTCTTTACATAAACTGATTGCCGTTAAATCCATAACACGAAGATTTTTTTGGAGAACATCAATGTAAGAGATTTCTTCAAAGCGAAATGCATCCGGATTTTTTTCCGGATCAGAATCGAATACACCATCAACACGCGTTCCTTTCAATATTGCATCGGCTTCAATCTCAACAGCTCTTAATGAAGCGGCTGTATCAGTACTGAAATATGGATGACCAGTTCCTGCTCCAAGGATTACCACTCTTCCCTTTTCAAGATGTCTTATAGCTCTGCGCCTGATATAAGGTTCTGCAATAGCTTCCATATTAATTGCGGTCATCAAACGAGTGTACATTCCTTTATTCTCACAAGCATTTTGCAAAGCAAGTGAATTGATCATCGTTGCCAGCATTCCCATATGATCACCTGTTACACGGTCAATACCTTGACCGTTGGCATTTAATCCGCGATATATATTTCCGCCTCCGATTACAATCCCTACTTGAACTCCGAGTGAATGAATTGTTTTTATTTCATCAGAAAAGAAATCCAAGATTTTGGGTTCGATTCCAAATTCGTTCTCGCCAGCCAGAGATTCTCCGCTGAGCTTTAGTAATATTCTTTTGTATTTAAGTTTAGTAGTCATAAATCGTTTCCAATATAAAAAAAAAGGTCTTATTTAGAAATAAGACCTTTTTCCGAATTACTTTTTCTCATCGCTGAGGTGAAATCTTCTGAATTTAATCAGTTTCACTTGCGCTGAGTTTGTTTTATTAAACTCTTCAATTAATCCGCCGATCTTTTTCGTATTATCTTTTACAAACGCTTGTTCAAAAAGACAATTCTCTTCGTAGAATTTATTTAGTTTACCAAGAGCAATTTTTTCTAGAATCTGTTCTGGTTTACCTTCTTTACGCGCAAGCTCTTTGTAAATCTCAACTTCTTTTTCAATTAGAGTTTTATCAACTTCATCACGATATATTGATAATGGTCGCATAGCGGCAACTTGCATTGCAATGTCTTTTAAGACCGGTTCGAATACATTTGTTTTATCAGAAGGAACATTCTCTGCCTCAATAAGAACACCAAGTTTTGAACCTGCATGAACATAATCTACAATTTCACCATTAGCAGTGCTATCAATTGCAAAACGTGATATTTCAATTTTCTCTCCGATTCTACCAATGATCGCATTTAATTCATCAGCAGCTTTCTTACCATCTTTCGACATTTCCGTCAGAGATGATACACTTGCAGGTTTATTATTAACAACAATATCCATAACAAAGTTTGTAAAATTCACAAAGTCATCACTTTTAGCAACGAAATCTGTTTCGCAATTCACTTCTAAGATCGCACCGGTTTTTCCATTATTGAAAACACGTGTTAAAACTATTCCTTCATTTGCAGTTCTTTCAGCTCGTTTTGCTGCAACAGATGCACCTTTTTTTCTTAATAGTTCAACTGCTTTTTCGAAGTCACCGTCAGCCTCTTCAAGAGCTTTCTTGCAATCCATCATCCCTGCACCGGTTTTTTCTCTTAATTCTTTTACCTGATTTGCACTTACTGCCATAATTTATTTACCTCAATAATTTTCTAAAAAACTTCATTAACATTTATTCTGTTTTTGTTTCGATGCTATCTTCTTTTTTCTCAACAGGTTTTACTTCCGGTTTATCTTCTTTCTTTTCAACATGTCTATCATCTCTTCTTGGAGCCGGTCTATTCGGTCTGTTGTCTCTCCTATCTCTGTGTTGCGGTCTCTTATCACCTTTTTCATCAATTTTTACTCTTCTTACTTTACCTTTTGCGTCTTTCTTTTCTACTTCTTGTTCTTCTTTATTTTCTTTTTTACTTTCTCTTTCAGCTGCTTCATGTGCTCTTAATTCTTTTGATTTTGCATTTCCTTCAATAACTGCGTCGGCAATTAATCGTGTAATTACTTCAACTGCACGTGATGCATCGTCATTAGCAGGAATGATATAATCAATAGGAGCAGGATCGCAGTTTGTATCTACGATTGCAAAAAGTGGAATGTTCAATCGTAACGCTTCATTAACTGCAATTGATTCTTTTTTAATATCAACTATGAATAAAGCTCCAGGCATTTTTGCAAGTGTTTCAACACCATCAAGAACTTTTCTTAGCTTATCTTTTTCTCTTGTTAGAACGAGGCGTTCCTTCTTTGTGATTTTTTCAAAAGTACCGTCGCTCTCCATCTTTTCAATATTTTGTAATCGTTTAATACTTTTACGAATTGTCTGAAAATTGGTTAGCATTCCGCCAAGCCATCTTTCGCTTACCCAGTTACTGTCTGAACGTTTTGCTTCTGCTGCAACTGTTCCTTTAGCTTGTTTTTTTGTGCCTACAAAAAGAACGCGTTTACCCTGAGATACAATCTCTGTCATAGCTTGAGCAGCTACTTCGATTGCCTCTTGTGTTTTCTTTAAATCAATTATATGAATACCATTCTTTTCCATAAAGATGTATGGTTTCATTTTAGGATTCCAGCGACGTGTTAAGTGACCGAAGTGTGCGCCTGATTCGATGAGTTCTGTGAGTTGGACTCTAGACATGATTTCTCCTGTTTTTCTTCTACCCTCTTCATCTTTGCCTTCCATCTCTTTTTAACGTGAGACACAGGGGGCAAATCCGAGAGTATGAATAATGTTAATTAAATAATTATCTCTTAGAGAATTGGAATCTTTTACGCGCTTTCTTTTGACCGTATTTTTTACGTTCAACCATTCTTGGATCTCTTTTCAAAAGACCTTCTGCTTTTAACGGAACTCTAAAATCTCCATTAATTTCTTCAAGCGCTCTTGAAATTCCAAGACGAATTGAATCTGATTGACCGGAAATACCGCCGCCGTTCACATTTGCAAAGACATCATATTTACCGAGGGTTTCTGTTGCAACAAAAGGAAGCATTAAATTATCTTGATGATCTTTACGCGAAAAAAACTTTTCAAATTCTTTGTCATTAACGGTTATCTTGCCGGAACCACTTCTTAAATAAACTCTGGCTACAGCATTTTTTCTTCTTCCAACAAAAATTTTATCTGTCATCAACTCTCTCCATTAAAGACTTATAACTTCTGGTTTTTGAGCGCTATGCGGATGTACATCACCTGCATACACTTTTAACTTCTTAAT harbors:
- a CDS encoding histidine kinase, which translates into the protein MLKKFLILIVFSFLQYTQLYSQTPSFYHYTSSDGLASSTVFNIIQDRNGFIWFATLNGMSKFDGKRFTTFRTNDGLNSNSIISLVEGKNGELYIGNYEKGINVLRNGRIENYCSEIDGKSFAISYLLLIPSGNYQKKLYAYRSYEGINVINEKIPSGFSNYIINPYPVQIIKLEKLLSSEVIALTTTGLFNFKNNKLTKLRITGLPDTAVYCLTDGDEGSYFIGTKGIIYKVKNNIVIKIYRIDLYAGNNDVISILRDKSNNIWFSIMNRGFFLIPNGSDKIIDIGRKMDLQNTLVNNYLEDNEGNIWISTYGKGVYCINNLYLRSYNEKDGLSNNNVYSVVKEKSGKLLIGTFNGINILDNGRFNQIKNNSGKTLTEYIYNIKNVNNDFYICGAFGGNLIKNISYKGIKFYMFNSPSFSKTGDGLYLFGTGGNSIRVQRYLNNKKDQHYQFYIFGDSISLNRVNEIFEDTQKNIWIGTSLGLCKLSNPPDKSGKAGWKKSFFPSNPVLNSRINSIIQDNKNNVWFAGEKGITHYNLKNDSIKTYTKINGYDLSSSTSIVSDNKNRIWIGNMKGLYLFDGNSIKHLNRQTGLPSNEVYSLFYDEGKNYLYIGTSSGISFLDINLFDSYISPSLNVKIISIKAGDSVYTNYNNLVFKPDQRDVYIDFKALSFSSPSSVRYKYNLNGEWKETDHDFLDFISLANGKYELQIMAKTQNADWSKPYFLSFRVLPRFIETIWFDLLIISILVCLSVFIIVWRLKLNNKKIGEELILTERINDLKHQALSAMMNPHFIFNSLNSVQYLINCQRNEEANDYIAMMAKLIRKNLDTAGSGFILLSEEINRLKLYLDLEKLRFQESFSYEIITGTDVKTNSIMIPNMIIQPFVENTLWHGIINSGSRGLVTISFSFENVDIDSIICRSLIIKVTDNGIGIKEAKKNKREDHISKGIQIIEERLRLLSTKMQLPKPIMFEDLGNRDNNAHGTEVIISLPPPLYKISIPESGSLSSLTD
- a CDS encoding LytTR family DNA-binding domain-containing protein, with translation MNPQNVFNKLTAIIVDDELHGRENLKKIIENYCHEIEILGCADSVVSAKDLVNVHKPDVVFLDINMPVLDGFDFLDEYDELNFMVVFVSAHEEFGINAVKAGAADYLLKPVNIKELKQTVKKLLLIKNKKIKAENVHETDKLVLPASHGFNVLEIDDIIRLEAEGCYTKVIFKDGKNTIVSRTLKDFEDTIPKEKFFRIHKSHIINLKYIKDYSNISGSFITMTDGSKIEISRRRVPEFIQKIKAVLNAV
- the frr gene encoding ribosome recycling factor — encoded protein: MLNHPQIKDARHRMDKSVEAFRAEIAKIRTGKATTALLDGIKVDYYGTMSPLNQVGNVSVLDAHTISITPWDKSMVQAIDKAIIASDLGLNPISDGTNLKIPIPLLTEERRKDLVKLVKKFGEEAKVALRNVRRDANDHLKKMEKEKKMTEDELKEAEKETQKLTDEHITMVDEIIKHKEKEIMEV
- the pyrH gene encoding UMP kinase, with the protein product MTTKLKYKRILLKLSGESLAGENEFGIEPKILDFFSDEIKTIHSLGVQVGIVIGGGNIYRGLNANGQGIDRVTGDHMGMLATMINSLALQNACENKGMYTRLMTAINMEAIAEPYIRRRAIRHLEKGRVVILGAGTGHPYFSTDTAASLRAVEIEADAILKGTRVDGVFDSDPEKNPDAFRFEEISYIDVLQKNLRVMDLTAISLCKENNLPIIIFNMDKPGNLLKVVTGENIGTSVRNLA
- the tsf gene encoding translation elongation factor Ts, producing the protein MAVSANQVKELREKTGAGMMDCKKALEEADGDFEKAVELLRKKGASVAAKRAERTANEGIVLTRVFNNGKTGAILEVNCETDFVAKSDDFVNFTNFVMDIVVNNKPASVSSLTEMSKDGKKAADELNAIIGRIGEKIEISRFAIDSTANGEIVDYVHAGSKLGVLIEAENVPSDKTNVFEPVLKDIAMQVAAMRPLSIYRDEVDKTLIEKEVEIYKELARKEGKPEQILEKIALGKLNKFYEENCLFEQAFVKDNTKKIGGLIEEFNKTNSAQVKLIKFRRFHLSDEKK
- the rpsB gene encoding 30S ribosomal protein S2, which produces MSRVQLTELIESGAHFGHLTRRWNPKMKPYIFMEKNGIHIIDLKKTQEAIEVAAQAMTEIVSQGKRVLFVGTKKQAKGTVAAEAKRSDSNWVSERWLGGMLTNFQTIRKSIKRLQNIEKMESDGTFEKITKKERLVLTREKDKLRKVLDGVETLAKMPGALFIVDIKKESIAVNEALRLNIPLFAIVDTNCDPAPIDYIIPANDDASRAVEVITRLIADAVIEGNAKSKELRAHEAAERESKKENKEEQEVEKKDAKGKVRRVKIDEKGDKRPQHRDRRDNRPNRPAPRRDDRHVEKKEDKPEVKPVEKKEDSIETKTE
- the rpsI gene encoding 30S ribosomal protein S9 — translated: MTDKIFVGRRKNAVARVYLRSGSGKITVNDKEFEKFFSRKDHQDNLMLPFVATETLGKYDVFANVNGGGISGQSDSIRLGISRALEEINGDFRVPLKAEGLLKRDPRMVERKKYGQKKARKRFQFSKR